The following DNA comes from Gemmatimonadales bacterium.
GAAAGAAGCCGGTGATGTCCTCGACGCCTAGCACGTTGACATGGCGGCCGTTCCACGGCGGGAAATGCCGCCCCCCATTGGAGAACCACAGCAACGTCGAGGCCAGCTGCTGCGGATCGCGTAGGGCAAACCACACAAAGCCCTGCTCCGGATAGGTCACGGCCGACCAGCCGAGCGCCACCGTAGAATCCGTGCACAGGATCGCGAAGTCCTCAAATCCGCGGCGCGCGGGGTATTGGGAGAGGTCGGTCGTTGAGCCGTCGACGCATGGCACGGCCCGGAGGTCCGTGATCTCCACGTCCGGCTGCAGGCACGAATACCCGCTGTTCTCCGGGCGCACCGTTGGCTCGACATAGGTGCGGGCCTGCACCAGGCGGCTGAACGACAGCCGGCCCGCTCCCTCGATATCGGGGAAGGCGAGCGTCGCGTGATGTCCGGGATTGATCGGTCCGGTCAGGCCCTGCAAATCGTGCCGCTGATACACGACGGAGTGATCGGCCACGAGCGCCGTCATGGCCTCACAGCGGCCACCCTGTAAAGGCAGCTCGATGCCTAGGTGTAGCCAGCAGCCCGCGTTGGTCTCGTCCCGAGCGATGCCGCGCCACCGGACGTTGGCGGTTTCGCCATGCGGCGGCAGCTGTTGCCCCGCGTGGGGCTCGGCATTTTCGCCAAATGCCGAGCAGAACCAGTCACCGCGAAGAGTGACGAGCACCGGCGGCGTCTCCGGGGGCATACACTCCTCCGCCCATGGGGCGATGGCATACGGCTGAATCGGCACGGCGGCGTTGGGGAAAAATGTCACGGGCCCCCGCATGCCGCCCGTCGCCGTTATTGCCAATTCGACCGAGCCCGACCGAAGCAGGAATGAGTCCTGTCCGTGAATGCGGGCCATGGGCCAGTGCGTCGTTGGCGTAGCGCTCCGGTTCATTCCATCAACGACCGGACTTCAAAGCGTCCCTTGAGGCCGAGACATTCCTGCAATGCGCCAATCCCATCCGAAGCGCCAGCGCCCTGCAGGCAGGACGCCGCGACGCAGACCCCGTATTGCAGTGCCGTCTCCATCGGCGCGCCGTCGTGCAACGCCAGGAGCAGGCCCGCGGCAAAAGCGTCGCCTGCCCCTACCGTGCTGACGATCTGACTCGGCGGCACTCGCAGGCTGCCTCGAATATGGAAGCGCCCGTCCCGCCCAACTGCGGCGGCGCCTTCGGGAAAGTGGACGACCACCCAGGCTCGGACACCTGCCCCCAGGAGCCGCTCCGCGGCCGCATGAACGGCCCTCAGGTCGAGTCCCATTTCACCTCGAAGCCGTAGGCCGCTGATCCGCTCCAGCTCGAAGTCGTTCAGGAAGCAATAGTCCACATACGGCAGCGCTGGCCACACGACCTGCTCGAACCGCTGGCTGTCCTCGCTCACCACATCAATGCTGGTCGTGCACCCGGCGGCCTGCGCTCGCGCGAGGGTCCGGGCCGCGACCGTCCCGAACGCCGCGTCCGCCTGATCGAGGCGATCGAGGAGCAGCAGATAGCCCAGGTGAAAGTGCCGCGCCAGACTGGCGGCAAAATCGAAGTCCGTGTCGTCCAGCCACGCGTTCGCACCGCGCTGGTGAAAAAAGGTGCGGCGTCCCGTCGCCCGGACCGTCATCACATCCGTGTACGAGGTCGGCACCCCAGGCTGGACCCGCACCTGCGTGGTATCGATCCCGTGCGCACGACAGCGATCGACAATCCAGTCGCCCTCGGCGTCCGCCCCGATCAGGCCGACGCCGGCCAGCGGAAAGCCGGCGCCGAGCTTCGCCAGGTCGACCAGGAGATTGAACGGACTTCCCCCATTGCCGACCGACTCGGCCAGGATGTTGGCCAGCGCCTCCTCGTGAGGATAGGTGTCGATGACCTTGAGTCGGTCGACGATCCAGGTGCCTCCCGCGAGAATGCCAGCGCGGGCGCTCATGTCATGCAGCTCAAGCCTCGCTCACGAGCGGCGCGATCGCCGGTTCGTCCTCCTCGATTCCCGGGAAGCGACCGATCGTGGCGTCCACAAAAACGTTATCATGCCGATCATCGTTCGCACTGGACACTTCCCCGATGATGCACTCCGCCGACACCGGCACAAACTCGTGATACACGCCGGGCACCAGCGTGACCCGCGAGCCCGCCGCCAGCTCGATCACTGAGCCGGATACGACGTCGGTCGGTTCGTGATTCACCGGTAGCGTGAACCTCTGTTGCCCGACCTGGTCGGGCGGGCCCGCCCACGCCCGTACCGCGAGTCGGCCCCAGCGGCAGATGATGTCCTCCTTCTTCCGTCGGTGGCAGTGCGCCGGCG
Coding sequences within:
- a CDS encoding PfkB family carbohydrate kinase — encoded protein: MSARAGILAGGTWIVDRLKVIDTYPHEEALANILAESVGNGGSPFNLLVDLAKLGAGFPLAGVGLIGADAEGDWIVDRCRAHGIDTTQVRVQPGVPTSYTDVMTVRATGRRTFFHQRGANAWLDDTDFDFAASLARHFHLGYLLLLDRLDQADAAFGTVAARTLARAQAAGCTTSIDVVSEDSQRFEQVVWPALPYVDYCFLNDFELERISGLRLRGEMGLDLRAVHAAAERLLGAGVRAWVVVHFPEGAAAVGRDGRFHIRGSLRVPPSQIVSTVGAGDAFAAGLLLALHDGAPMETALQYGVCVAASCLQGAGASDGIGALQECLGLKGRFEVRSLME
- a CDS encoding D-lyxose/D-mannose family sugar isomerase, producing the protein MKRSDINRLIRAAEQCYRAHGWALPPKPRWDVSDFGLGAWREFGLVLVNLAEEPEYCEKLMYAQRGMTTPAHCHRRKKEDIICRWGRLAVRAWAGPPDQVGQQRFTLPVNHEPTDVVSGSVIELAAGSRVTLVPGVYHEFVPVSAECIIGEVSSANDDRHDNVFVDATIGRFPGIEEDEPAIAPLVSEA